The Grus americana isolate bGruAme1 chromosome 8, bGruAme1.mat, whole genome shotgun sequence genome includes a region encoding these proteins:
- the LURAP1 gene encoding leucine rich adaptor protein 1, with protein sequence MEGGGEALPADLRELASKVGRRPPAGLLRGLRAETASAPPAPPAPPAPARGARPPLADRLRALRLELAYLRAVDVKILQQLVVVNEGIEAVKWLLEERSTLTSRCSSLASSQYSLVESQAASRRGSWDSLQDPNDRLDSISVGSYLDTLADDMDEYSQNAIETAATSTPGRALVRPEQDWVRIDPERALAKQEKGKAEHEWPHVDLSPPGLPQDHRFTKEPQVANGYLGQQPPSLEPGRDTKLPSGAGERLGKGNLSGKARKAEADFENCKLNSKLHLEYDAHWRWLQSQDDVTFL encoded by the exons ATggagggcggcggggaggcgCTGCCCGCCGACCTGCGGGAGCTGGCCAGCAAGGTGGGACGGCGGCCGCCCGCCGGGCTGCTGCGGGGGCTGAGGGCCGAGACCGCCTCCGCACCGCCGGCACCGCCGGCACCGCCGGCACCGGCTCGCGGCGCTCGCCCGCCGCTCGCCGACCGCCTCCGGGCGCTCCGCCTCGAGCTG GCTTATCTGCGAGCAGTCGATGTGAagatcctgcagcagctggtggtggtgaaCGAGGGCATCGAGGCGGTGAagtggctgctggaggagaggagcacgCTGACTAGCcgctgcagcagcctggccaGCAGCCAGTACAGCCTGGTGGAGAGCCAGGCGGCCTCACGGCGGggcagctgggacagcctgcAGGACCCCAACGACAGGCTGGACAGCATCTCCGTCGGTAGCTACCTGGACACATTGGCCGATGACATGGATGAGTATTCCCAAAACGCCATCGAAACTGCTGCCACATCCACGCCGGGTAGAGCCCTGGTTAGGCCGGAGCAGGATTGGGTCAGGATCGATCCCGAGAGGGCTCttgcaaagcaagagaagggcAAAGCGGAGCACGAGTGGCCCCACGTGGACCTCTCCCCGCCCGGGCTGCCCCAGGATCACCGGTTTACTAAGGAGCCCCAGGTGGCCAACGGGTATTTGGGCCAGCAGCCGCCTTCTCTGGAACCAGGCAGAGACACCAAATTGCCATCGGGGGccggggagaggctggggaagggtAACCTGAGTGGGAAGGCTCGGAAAGCCGAGGCCGACTTCGAGAACTGCAAACTCAACAGCAAACTGCACCTGGAGTACGATGCCCACTGGCGCTGGCTCCAGTCTCAGGACGATGTGACGTTCTTGTAG